In one Sphingobacterium daejeonense genomic region, the following are encoded:
- a CDS encoding THUMP domain-containing class I SAM-dependent RNA methyltransferase, producing MAEVFNKQGKVIVTCNRRLSPYLEQEIRELGFDIKRAFNTGVELQASVNECIKLNLNLRVASQVLYELKSFKAKNADELYKQLVSIAWEDLIPIDGYFSVTSNVHNETITTPLFANVKVKDAIVDRIKDKKGVRPNSGPDLNRAVIHLHWIEERAEIFLDTSGETLAKHGYRKHPGKAPMLEALASATIMATQWDGKSPFVNPMCGSGTLAIEAALMAQNRKPGLQRMNYSFMHFIGYNEEVFFEERRILKDITDKTNLPHIIASDISSEAVEIAILNARTAGVEHLIEFETCDFAETTVPEGAGVIMFNPEYGERLGTHSKLELTYARIGDFMKKKCQGYRGYIFTGNPDLAKKIGLKASRRFEFFNGKLDCRLLQYELYDGSKDK from the coding sequence GTTATCGTGACTTGCAATCGCAGGCTGTCACCTTATTTAGAACAAGAGATCCGAGAATTAGGATTTGATATCAAGCGAGCATTCAATACCGGTGTAGAGCTACAAGCGTCTGTAAATGAGTGCATCAAATTAAATTTAAACTTAAGAGTTGCGAGTCAGGTTTTATATGAATTAAAATCATTTAAGGCCAAGAATGCAGATGAGTTATATAAGCAGTTGGTGAGCATTGCCTGGGAGGATTTAATTCCAATTGATGGTTATTTTTCGGTAACATCTAATGTTCACAACGAAACGATTACGACTCCTTTATTTGCGAATGTTAAGGTCAAGGATGCTATTGTTGACCGTATCAAGGACAAGAAGGGTGTTCGTCCGAATTCAGGTCCGGACTTGAACAGGGCAGTTATTCATTTACATTGGATTGAAGAGCGTGCTGAGATTTTTTTGGACACCTCTGGTGAGACATTAGCGAAGCATGGTTATCGGAAACATCCTGGGAAAGCACCTATGTTGGAGGCTTTGGCTTCCGCTACGATTATGGCTACCCAATGGGACGGCAAGAGTCCATTTGTGAATCCGATGTGCGGTTCGGGTACTTTGGCGATTGAAGCTGCATTAATGGCACAGAACCGCAAGCCAGGATTGCAAAGGATGAATTATTCTTTTATGCACTTCATAGGCTATAATGAAGAAGTATTTTTTGAGGAGCGCAGGATTTTGAAGGATATTACTGACAAGACCAACTTACCGCATATCATTGCATCTGATATTTCATCGGAGGCTGTTGAGATAGCGATTTTAAACGCACGTACTGCAGGTGTTGAGCACTTGATTGAGTTTGAGACTTGTGATTTTGCAGAAACTACCGTTCCTGAGGGTGCTGGTGTTATTATGTTCAATCCTGAATATGGGGAGCGATTAGGGACGCACAGCAAACTGGAGCTTACATATGCCCGGATTGGGGATTTCATGAAGAAGAAATGTCAAGGCTACCGCGGATATATTTTTACTGGGAATCCAGATTTAGCGAAGAAAATCGGGCTGAAGGCCTCTAGAAGATTTGAGTTTTTCAATGGAAAACTTGATTGTAGACTTTTACAATACGAATTGTACGATGGCTCAAAAGACAAGTAG